The following proteins are co-located in the Phragmites australis chromosome 10, lpPhrAust1.1, whole genome shotgun sequence genome:
- the LOC133930018 gene encoding cryptochrome-1-like isoform X1, with product MADSDRTIVWFRRDLRIDDNLALVAAAREGSVLPIFIWCPADYGQYYPGRCSRWWLKESLVHLGKSLESLGCPLMLIRAESTLAALLECVHSIGATRVVYNRLYDPISIVCDDKIKNELSALGISVHSFNGDILYEPWEVYDENGQAFTTFSMYWENCMNLSIEISLSRAPWSLVPVPGLENVRGCSIDDLGLESSKDEESSNALLSRAWSPGWRNAEKMLEEFVSYGLLEYSKHGMKAGGTTTSLLSPYLHFGELSVRKVYQLVKTQQVRWENEGRSEAEESLRLFLRSIGFREYSRYLCFNFPFTHERSLLGNLKHYPWRANEDHFKSWRQGMTGYPLVDAGMRELWATGWTHNRIRVIVSSFAVKFLQIPWVWGMKYFWDVLLDADLESDILGWQYISGSLPDGHELSRLDNPEVQGQKYDPDGEYVRTWIPELARMPTEWIHRPWDAPSSILEVAGVELGFNYPKPIVELHMARECLDDAISTMWQLDTAAKLAELNGEVVEDNMNNIKSFDIPKVVLKKELSPATSPFDQRASTNGKNQKLQPKEVKGPYKQIVRVDVMNSSKMEDTGSTANSQVSRKRSSSDSAFNVSLCSSSLGVHSRIHDGDGYSVLYSGYLQQKADRDGACKENGIYIPMDIQLNHSLQAEDKDIEDSGTSTSRPSKRVA from the exons ATGGCTGATTCGGACAGGACCATTGTTTGGTTCAGAAGGGACCTCAGGATCGACGATAACCTGGCCTTGGTCGCCGCGGCGAGGGAGGGCTCTGTCCTCCCTATCTTCATATGGTGCCCTGCTGACTACGGGCAGTATTACCCCGGACGGTGCTCCCGATGGTGGCTCAAGGAGTCGCTTGTCCACCTTGGAAAATCGCTGGAGTCGCTTGGATGCCCGCTCATGCTGATCCGTGCTGAGAGCACTCTTGCAGCGCTTTTGGAGTGCGTTCATTCGATCGGTGCCACCAGAGTGGTTTATAATCGTCTATATG ACCCTATTTCAATTGTCTGTGATGACAAAATCAAGAATGAGCTTTCAGCCCTTGGAATTTCTGTCCATAGTTTCAATGGTGATATACTCTATGAGCCATGGGAAGTTTATGATGAGAATGGGCAGGCGTTCACAACCTTTAGCATGTACTGGGAGAATTGCatgaatttatcaattgagATATCACTATCTCGTGCACCTTGGAGTCTGGTGCCTGTACCAG GTTTAGAGAATGTTCGTGGCTGTTCAATTGATGATCTAGGTCTTGAATCTAGTAAGGATGAAGAATCAAGCAATGCTTTACTTAGCAGGGCCTGGTCTCCAGGCTGGCGCAATGCAGAGAAGATGCTTGAGGAATTTGTATCTTATGGTCTCCTAGAATATTCAAAACATGGCATGAAGGCTGGGGGAACTACAACATCATTGCTGTCACCATATCTTCATTTTGGTGAGTTGAGTGTAAGGAAAGTTTATCAACTTGTTAAAACACAACAAGTCAGGTGGGAAAATGAAGGAAGGTCTGAAGCTGAGGAGAGTCTTCGATTGTTCCTGCGATCAATTGGTTTTCGTGAATATTCACGTTACTTGTGTTTCAATTTTCCATTCACGCATGAAAGATCGTTGCTGGGTAACTTGAAGCATTACCCCTGGCGAGCGAATGAGGACCACTTCAAATCTTGGAGACAGGGAATGACCGGATACCCATTAGTAGATGCTGGCATGAGGGAACTCTGGGCTACTGGTTGGACACATAATCGGATAAGAGTGATAGTTTCAAGTTTTGCTGTTAAATTTCTACAAATTCCATGGGTTTGGGGGATGAAGTACTTTTGGGATGTGCTATTGGATGCTGACCTAGAAAGTGATATTCTTGGTTGGCAGTACATATCTGGGAGTTTGCCTGATGGCCATGAGCTCAGCCGTCTTGATAATCCAGAG GTTCAGGGTCAAAAGTATGACCCAGATGGTGAATATGTAAGAACATGGATTCCTGAACTTGCTAGAATGCCAACAGAATGGATCCATCGTCCGTGGGATGCACCCAGCTCGATACTTGAAGTTGCTGGAGTTGAGCTGGGCTTTAACTACCCAAAACCCATAGTAGAACTTCACATGGCACGTGAATGCTTAGATGATGCCATCTCCACAATGTGGCAATTGGACACAGCTGCAAAACTTGCTGAACTAAATGGCGAAGTTGTGGAAGACAATATGAATAATATCAAGAGTTTTGATATCCCAAAGGTTGTTTTGAAGAAGGAATTATCTCCAGCCACCTCGCCCTTCGATCAAAGGGCCTCTACTAATGGCAAGAACCAAAAGTTACAACCTAAGGAAGTGAAGGGCCCGTACAAACAGATTGTTCGAGTTGATGTGATGAATTCCTCAAAGATGGAAGACACAGGCTCTACAGCTAACTCGCAAGTGTCAAGGAAAAGATCTAGCAGTGATAGTGCATTCAATGTTTCCTTGTGTTCATCTTCATTAGGCGTACATTCACGGATTCATGATGGTGACGGTTATTCGGTTCTGTATTCAGGATACCTCCAGCAGAAAGCAGACAGGGATGGAGCTTGTAAG GAGAATGGTATTTATATTCCTATGGACATCCAACTTAATCACTCTTTGCAGGCTGAAGATAAGGACATTGAAGATAGTGGTACGAGCACCTCTAGGCCATCCAAGAGAGTTGCTTAG
- the LOC133930018 gene encoding cryptochrome-1-like isoform X2: MADSDRTIVWFRRDLRIDDNLALVAAAREGSVLPIFIWCPADYGQYYPGRCSRWWLKESLVHLGKSLESLGCPLMLIRAESTLAALLECVHSIGATRVVYNRLYDPISIVCDDKIKNELSALGISVHSFNGDILYEPWEVYDENGQAFTTFSMYWENCMNLSIEISLSRAPWSLVPVPGLENVRGCSIDDLGLESSKDEESSNALLSRAWSPGWRNAEKMLEEFVSYGLLEYSKHGMKAGGTTTSLLSPYLHFGELSVRKVYQLVKTQQVRWENEGRSEAEESLRLFLRSIGFREYSRYLCFNFPFTHERSLLGNLKHYPWRANEDHFKSWRQGMTGYPLVDAGMRELWATGWTHNRIRVIVSSFAVKFLQIPWVWGMKYFWDVLLDADLESDILGWQYISGSLPDGHELSRLDNPEVQGQKYDPDGEYVRTWIPELARMPTEWIHRPWDAPSSILEVAGVELGFNYPKPIVELHMARECLDDAISTMWQLDTAAKLAELNGEVVEDNMNNIKSFDIPKVVLKKELSPATSPFDQRASTNGKNQKLQPKEVKGPYKQIVRVDVMNSSKMEDTGSTANSQVSRKRSSSDSAFNVSLCSSSLGVHSRIHDGDGYSVLYSGYLQQKADRDGACKAEDKDIEDSGTSTSRPSKRVA, translated from the exons ATGGCTGATTCGGACAGGACCATTGTTTGGTTCAGAAGGGACCTCAGGATCGACGATAACCTGGCCTTGGTCGCCGCGGCGAGGGAGGGCTCTGTCCTCCCTATCTTCATATGGTGCCCTGCTGACTACGGGCAGTATTACCCCGGACGGTGCTCCCGATGGTGGCTCAAGGAGTCGCTTGTCCACCTTGGAAAATCGCTGGAGTCGCTTGGATGCCCGCTCATGCTGATCCGTGCTGAGAGCACTCTTGCAGCGCTTTTGGAGTGCGTTCATTCGATCGGTGCCACCAGAGTGGTTTATAATCGTCTATATG ACCCTATTTCAATTGTCTGTGATGACAAAATCAAGAATGAGCTTTCAGCCCTTGGAATTTCTGTCCATAGTTTCAATGGTGATATACTCTATGAGCCATGGGAAGTTTATGATGAGAATGGGCAGGCGTTCACAACCTTTAGCATGTACTGGGAGAATTGCatgaatttatcaattgagATATCACTATCTCGTGCACCTTGGAGTCTGGTGCCTGTACCAG GTTTAGAGAATGTTCGTGGCTGTTCAATTGATGATCTAGGTCTTGAATCTAGTAAGGATGAAGAATCAAGCAATGCTTTACTTAGCAGGGCCTGGTCTCCAGGCTGGCGCAATGCAGAGAAGATGCTTGAGGAATTTGTATCTTATGGTCTCCTAGAATATTCAAAACATGGCATGAAGGCTGGGGGAACTACAACATCATTGCTGTCACCATATCTTCATTTTGGTGAGTTGAGTGTAAGGAAAGTTTATCAACTTGTTAAAACACAACAAGTCAGGTGGGAAAATGAAGGAAGGTCTGAAGCTGAGGAGAGTCTTCGATTGTTCCTGCGATCAATTGGTTTTCGTGAATATTCACGTTACTTGTGTTTCAATTTTCCATTCACGCATGAAAGATCGTTGCTGGGTAACTTGAAGCATTACCCCTGGCGAGCGAATGAGGACCACTTCAAATCTTGGAGACAGGGAATGACCGGATACCCATTAGTAGATGCTGGCATGAGGGAACTCTGGGCTACTGGTTGGACACATAATCGGATAAGAGTGATAGTTTCAAGTTTTGCTGTTAAATTTCTACAAATTCCATGGGTTTGGGGGATGAAGTACTTTTGGGATGTGCTATTGGATGCTGACCTAGAAAGTGATATTCTTGGTTGGCAGTACATATCTGGGAGTTTGCCTGATGGCCATGAGCTCAGCCGTCTTGATAATCCAGAG GTTCAGGGTCAAAAGTATGACCCAGATGGTGAATATGTAAGAACATGGATTCCTGAACTTGCTAGAATGCCAACAGAATGGATCCATCGTCCGTGGGATGCACCCAGCTCGATACTTGAAGTTGCTGGAGTTGAGCTGGGCTTTAACTACCCAAAACCCATAGTAGAACTTCACATGGCACGTGAATGCTTAGATGATGCCATCTCCACAATGTGGCAATTGGACACAGCTGCAAAACTTGCTGAACTAAATGGCGAAGTTGTGGAAGACAATATGAATAATATCAAGAGTTTTGATATCCCAAAGGTTGTTTTGAAGAAGGAATTATCTCCAGCCACCTCGCCCTTCGATCAAAGGGCCTCTACTAATGGCAAGAACCAAAAGTTACAACCTAAGGAAGTGAAGGGCCCGTACAAACAGATTGTTCGAGTTGATGTGATGAATTCCTCAAAGATGGAAGACACAGGCTCTACAGCTAACTCGCAAGTGTCAAGGAAAAGATCTAGCAGTGATAGTGCATTCAATGTTTCCTTGTGTTCATCTTCATTAGGCGTACATTCACGGATTCATGATGGTGACGGTTATTCGGTTCTGTATTCAGGATACCTCCAGCAGAAAGCAGACAGGGATGGAGCTTGTAAG GCTGAAGATAAGGACATTGAAGATAGTGGTACGAGCACCTCTAGGCCATCCAAGAGAGTTGCTTAG